One window of Quercus robur chromosome 12, dhQueRobu3.1, whole genome shotgun sequence genomic DNA carries:
- the LOC126709712 gene encoding outer envelope pore protein 16-4, chloroplastic isoform X1, whose translation MEDEINGAVPCSSLAVDSILRVGTAGAIWGLCMGPYDARKQGLSGVAHASFVANAVGKFGFQYGNRTYGLVAGIYMITRCGIQRYRRQNDWVNGLVAGALAGAAFAARTRSWTQVIGMAGLVSVFSAAADYSRTS comes from the exons ATGGAAGACGAGATAAACGGCGCCGTTCCATGCTCCTCCCTCGCCGTTGATTCAATCCTCCGTGTCGGAACG GCTGGTGCAATATGGGGTTTATGTATGGGTCCCTACGATGCTCGTAAACAAG gACTTAGTGGAGTTGCTCATGCTTCTTTTGTG GCCAATGCAGTTGGCAAATTCGGCTTTCAATACGGTAATCGAACTTATG GACTTGTTGCTGGAATCTATATGATTACTCGCTGTGGAATTCAAAGATACCGGAGGCAGAACGATTGG GTGAATGGTTTGGTGGCAGGTGCTCTAGCAGGGGCAGCTTTTGCTGCTAGGACACGAAGCTGGACACAAGTAATTGGGATGGCTGGTCTGGTTTCTGTCTTCAGCGCTGCTGCGGACTACTCCAGAACATCTTGA
- the LOC126709712 gene encoding outer envelope pore protein 16-4, chloroplastic isoform X2, with protein sequence MEDEINGAVPCSSLAVDSILRVGTAGAIWGLCMGPYDARKQGLSGVAHASFVANAVGKFGFQYGLVAGIYMITRCGIQRYRRQNDWVNGLVAGALAGAAFAARTRSWTQVIGMAGLVSVFSAAADYSRTS encoded by the exons ATGGAAGACGAGATAAACGGCGCCGTTCCATGCTCCTCCCTCGCCGTTGATTCAATCCTCCGTGTCGGAACG GCTGGTGCAATATGGGGTTTATGTATGGGTCCCTACGATGCTCGTAAACAAG gACTTAGTGGAGTTGCTCATGCTTCTTTTGTG GCCAATGCAGTTGGCAAATTCGGCTTTCAATACG GACTTGTTGCTGGAATCTATATGATTACTCGCTGTGGAATTCAAAGATACCGGAGGCAGAACGATTGG GTGAATGGTTTGGTGGCAGGTGCTCTAGCAGGGGCAGCTTTTGCTGCTAGGACACGAAGCTGGACACAAGTAATTGGGATGGCTGGTCTGGTTTCTGTCTTCAGCGCTGCTGCGGACTACTCCAGAACATCTTGA
- the LOC126708022 gene encoding pentatricopeptide repeat-containing protein At3g62890, translated as MRACTKLISSTHPTLHFAHPTLESFIWNTLIRAHFQAGTRAELLTHTPLNVFLRMRSHGVKPDFHTFPFLLQSFNSPPHFQSGRQIHAQALLYGLANDPFVQTSLINMYSTCGNLMLARQVFDEISQPDLPSWNSIVNANVKVGLIDVARKVFDEMPERNVISWSCMINGYVSCGEYKEALALFREMQMVEANGVRPNEFTMSSVLSACGRLGALEHGKWIHAYIGKCGMEVGVVLGTSLIEMYAKCGIIERAKWVFDNMGPHNKDVMAWSAMISGLAMYGHAEECLELFTEMTSYGVRPNAVTFLGVLCACVHGGLVCEGKEYFRRMSEEFGITPLIQHYGCMVDLFGRAGLIPEARNLVNSMPMDPDVPVWGALLSGSRMHGDIETCEIALRKLIELDPTNSGAFVLLSNVYAKMGRWADVRHVRDLMEARGIKKVPGCSLVEVGGVLHEFFVGDDSHPETKEIYKMLDEIMKWLKMEGYVGNTNEVLLDLDEEGRELALSLHSEKLAIAFCFLKTSPGTPIRIVKNLRICSDCHVAIKMISRVFDREIVVRDCNRFHHFKGGLCSCKEYW; from the coding sequence ATGCGAGCATGCACAAAGCTCATATCCTCTACTCACCCTACTCTTCATTTTGCTCATCCAACCCTTGAATCCTTCATCTGGAACACCCTCATTCGAGCCCACTTCCAAGCTGGGACTCGAGCTGAGCTTCTAACCCATACACCACTCAATGTCTTTCTCCGAATGCGTTCCCATGGAGTCAAACCCGACTTCCACACCTTCCCATTCCTTCTCCAATCCTTCAATTCCCCACCTCACTTCCAATCAGGAAGGCAAATCCATGCACAAGCTCTCCTCTATGGCCTTGCTAATGACCCGTTTGTTCAAACGTCCCTTATAAACATGTACTCAACCTGTGGCAATTTGATGCTTGCGCGTCAAGTATTCGATGAGATTTCCCAACCTGATTTACCGTCTTGGAATTCAATTGTTAATGCGAATGTTAAAGTGGGTTTGATTGATGTTGCGAGGAAAGTTTTTGATGAAATGCCTGAAAGAAATGTGATATCTTGGAGTTGTATGATAAATGGATATGTGAGTTGTGGTGAGTATAAAGAAGCACTCGCGTTGTTTCGTGAGATGCAAATGGTTGAAGCGAATGGTGTCAGGCCTAATGAATTCACCATGTCGAGTGTGCTTTCAGCTTGTGGACGGTTAGGTGCACTTGAACATGGGAAATGGATTCATGCTTATATTGGAAAATGTGGGATGGAAGTTGGTGTTGTGTTAGGGACTTCGTTGATAGAGATGTATGCAAAGTGTGGCATTATTGAGAGGGCAAAATGGGTGTTTGATAATATGGGTCCTCATAATAAGGATGTGATGGCTTGGAGTGCTATGATCTCAGGATTGGCCATGTATGGGCATGCTGAAGAATGCCTTGAATTGTTTACAGAGATGACAAGTTATGGGGTGAGACCTAATGCTGTGACATTTTTGGGTGTTCTTTGTGCTTGTGTACATGGAGGTTTGGTATGTGAAGGGAAGGAGTATTTTAGGAGGATGAGTGAGGAGTTTGGTATTACTCCTTTGATTCAGCACTACGGTTGCATGGTAGACCTTTTTGGGAGAGCTGGTCTCATTCCGGAGGCTAGGAATTTGGTTAACTCTATGCCGATGGATCCTGATGTGCCAGTGTGGGGAGCTCTACTAAGTGGATCTAGGATGCATGGGGACATTGAAACATGTGAGATTGCACTTAGAAAACTAATTGAGTTGGATCCCACAAACAGTGGTGCCTTTGTGCTTCTATCCAATGTGTATGCGAAAATGGGTAGGTGGGCAGACGTGAGACATGTGAGAGATCTTATGGAGGCAAGGGGGATCAAGAAAGTTCCTGGTTGTAGTTTGGTTGAGGTGGGAGGTGTCCTTCATGAGTTTTTCGTGGGAGATGATTCTCATCCTGAAACCAAAGAGATATATAAGATGCTTGATGAGATTATGAAATGGTTGAAGATGGAGGGTTATGTGGGAAACACAAATGAGGTATTGCTtgatttggatgaggaaggaAGGGAGTTGGCACTATCTCTTCATAGCGAAAAATTGGCAATAGCCTTTTGCTTTTTAAAGACAAGTCCAGGTACCCCAATTCGAATTGTCAAGAACCTGAGGATATGTAGTGATTGTCATGTTGCAATAAAGATGATATCTAGGGTGTTTGACCGGGAGATTGTTGTTAGGGACTGCAATCGATTTCACCATTTTAAAGGTGGATTATGCTCTTGTAAAGAGTACTGGTAG
- the LOC126708176 gene encoding uncharacterized protein LOC126708176, whose product MDSTTTTSPDLLVLALQIQALTANVQELKKQNEDLKRRMSPEGTYTTQSQRNCNDNDDEAHSPRNNRRETSRHSAQSTYGNYQMMKNMRKELDEVKNAMKGKTALNLDGVIKRTYLPFTANVFERPLPPKFCLPQLESYCIIIHSQRHIARACAVGLVLREAKMSRRAAGAGAAGLKGKKKGATFVIDCAKPVEDKIMDIASLEKFLQERIKVGGKAGALGDSVIVSREKNKISVTSDSNFSKRYLKYLTKKYLKKHNVRDWLRVISSNKDRNIYELRYFNIAENEGEEED is encoded by the exons ATGGACTCAACCACAACTACGTCACCGGACTTGCTGGTTTTGGCTCTACAAATCCAAGCACTAACAGCCAATGTGCAAgaattgaagaaacaaaatgaaGACTTGAAGCGGAGAATGAGTCCAGAGGGCACATATACGACACAGTCACAGCGTAATTGCAATGACAATGACGACGAAGCCCATAGTCCAAGAAATAACAGAAGAGAAACTTCTAGGCACTCCGCACAGTCAACTTATGGCAACTATCAGATGATGAAAAACATGAGGAAGGAGTTAGATGAAGTCAAGAACGCCATGAAGGGAAAGACAGCGCTAAATCTTGATGGCGTGATCAAGAGGACATACTTACCCTTCACTGCCAACGTTTTCGAGCGCCCCTTGCCTCCCAAATTTTGTCTCCCACAGCTGGAG TCGTATTGTATCATCATTCATTCACAGAGACACATAGCAAGGGCTTGCGCAGTGGGTTTAGTCCTTAGGGAAGCGAAAATGAGCCGACGGGCAGCGGGAGCGGGAGCGGCGGGGCTGAAGGGGAAGAAGAAGGGGGCCACATTCGTGATCGACTGCGCAAAGCCGGTGGAGGATAAGATCATGGACATCGCCTCCCTCGAGAAGTTCCTCCAGGAACGCATCAAGGTCGGCGGCAAGGCCGGCGCTCTCGGCGACTCCGTCATCGTCTCCCGCGAGAAGAACAAGATCTCCGTCACCTCCGATTCCAACTTCTCCAAACG TTATCTTAAATACTTGACCAAGAAGTACTTGAAGAAGCACAACGTGAGGGATTGGCTTCGGGTGATTTCTTCCAACAAGGACAGGAATATTTATGAATTGAGATATTTCAACATTGCCGAGAATGAGGGCGAGGAGGAAGATTGA